GCCCGCACTGCCCCGCCAGACGCCGTCGCCACCGCCGATCCGGACCAGGGCGGCGGTGGCGTGGGCACCGGGCACACCGTCCAGCGCGGCACGCAGGGCCTTCCCGTTCGGTGCGGAGTGCCGCGTGACGGGCGCGGACGCGGGGGCGGTCGGGACCGGGGCGGACGAGGCCGACGGAGGTGCGGCGGGGGACGGCGTGTGCGCCAGGGCGGGGGCGGCCAGGGGCCCGGCGGTCAGGGCGAGGGTGACACCGGCGGTGAGCAGGACGGTACGGCGGCGGGCGGGCATGACGTGACTCCCGGGGAGATCGTGGGGTGAAGGTTCGTGATCATCCTCGGTCGCCACGTCCCGGTGCGGATCGTCGGTGAGGAGGGGGCCGGACCCTGGCAGTACCCGGAGCAACGGGCCCGCCCGGTCCGGGTGTTGCCGGGATCAGCCCTTAGGGGACGTGCCGCGGCCGGGCGCTCGTGACGCTCCCGCGCCGCCGGGACCGTTCTGGGGGCGGGAGGGGACCGCTGCCCGGGCCGGCGCGCCCCCGGCCGGATGGGCCGGGTCGCGTGGCTGACCGCGGCGGCGCAGGGCGCACAGGGCGTCGATGCGGTTGGTGGTGACGGAGTCCACGCCCGCCGCCAGGACGCGGCGCATCGCGCGGACGGTGTCGGGGGTCCACACCGCGAGGAGGAAGCCGTCGCGGTGCACGCGGGCGACGAGGTCGCGGTCGACCAGGCCGAAACGGTAGTTGAGCCAGCGCGGGCGCACCGCGTCCAGCAGCGCGGGCCGCGGCGGCGCCAGCGTCGTCCAGGTCAGGGCGATCTCGGCGGCCGGGTCGGCGGCGCGCACCGCCAGCATCGCCGCGGCGCCCGCGCAGTAGTAGACGCGGTCCTCGGCCCCGCAGTCGCGGACCACGTCCACCACCCGGCGGACCGCCCGGACGCCCGGGGAGCCCGGCAGGTCCAGCATCACCCGGCCGTCCCCGGTCGCCGCCAGGGCCGCGGCCAGCGTCGGCACCTCGCCCGCCGTCGCCTCGTCCAGCTCGGCGGCGGTCAGCCCGGTCACCGGCCTGTCCAGCTCCCACAGCCGCTTCAGGGTCTCGTCGTGCAGCAGCACCGGTACACCGTCCCGGGTCAGCCGTACGTCGATCTCGACCGCGTCCGCGCCCAGTTCGAGCGCGGTCCGCAGCGACGGCAGGGTGTTCTCACGGGCGTGGTAAGGGGCGCCGCGGTGGGCCACGGCGGTCACGTTGCGCATGCGCCCATTGTGCTGGGGCGGCGCGCCGGCCGGGTCAGGGCGCGAGCCGGTCCGCGAGGTACGCGTCGGTGTACGTGTCGATCTCGGCGGCCAGCCGGGCCTTGCCGGCCGGGTCCAGGAAGGACGCCTCGACGGCGTTCTTCGCCAGGCTTGCGAGGCCCCGCTCGTCCAGGTCGAGCAGACGGGCGGCGACGGCGTACTCGGTGTTCA
Above is a genomic segment from Streptomyces glaucescens containing:
- a CDS encoding glycerophosphodiester phosphodiesterase, coding for MRNVTAVAHRGAPYHARENTLPSLRTALELGADAVEIDVRLTRDGVPVLLHDETLKRLWELDRPVTGLTAAELDEATAGEVPTLAAALAATGDGRVMLDLPGSPGVRAVRRVVDVVRDCGAEDRVYYCAGAAAMLAVRAADPAAEIALTWTTLAPPRPALLDAVRPRWLNYRFGLVDRDLVARVHRDGFLLAVWTPDTVRAMRRVLAAGVDSVTTNRIDALCALRRRGQPRDPAHPAGGAPARAAVPSRPQNGPGGAGASRAPGRGTSPKG